The Hylaeus volcanicus isolate JK05 unplaced genomic scaffold, UHH_iyHylVolc1.0_haploid 12197, whole genome shotgun sequence genome has a window encoding:
- the LOC128883061 gene encoding extracellular signal-regulated kinase 2-like isoform X2, which produces MSHAVDRHVLRKYVISKVLGKGAYGIVWKAWDRATGNTVALKKIFDAFNNSIDAQRTFREIMFLQELNGHENIVSLLNVLKADNDRDIYLVFDYMDTDLHALIRVNILEEIHKQYIIYQLLKAIKYIHSGELLHRDMKPSNILLNEECLLKVADFGLARSVANGLGNASGNPVLTDYVATRWYRAPEILLGSNCYTKGVDMWSLGCILGELITGRPIFPGTSTMNQLELILELTGQPSESDIVAMKSPFAATMLEALPLRKKRSFEDVFRQASSETIDLLKSLLQFNPFHRLQAEEALKHPYVSQFHNEKDEPICSRIISIPIDDNRRFDINEYRQKVYSEKSFSYVPFPFVYSTRVKRQ; this is translated from the exons atgtcACATGCGGTTGATCGTCATGTTTTGCgaaaatatgttatttcaaaagttCTAGGAAAAGGA GCATATGGAATAGTATGGAAAGCATGGGATCGAGCCACGGGAAATACtgttgcattaaaaaaaatttttgatgcgtttaataattcaatagaTGCTCAAAGAACTTTTCGAGAAATCATGTTTCTTCAAGAACTGAACGgtcatgaaaatattgtatccCTTCTGAATGTTTTAAAAGCCGATAATGATCGTGACATTTATCTTGTTTTTGATTATATGg ATACGGATCTGCACGCCTTAATTCGCGTCAACATTCttgaagaaattcataaacagtatattatttatcaacttttaaaagcaattaaatacattcattCAG GAGAATTATTACACCGTGATATGAAACCATCCAATATTCTTCTTAATGAAGAATGCCTCTTAAAGGTTGCTGATTTTGG tCTAGCTCGAAGTGTCGCCAATGGTTTGGGAAATGCAAGCGGGAATCCTGTTTTAACCGATTATGTCGCTACTCGATGGTATCGTGCTCCAGAGATACTTTTAGGATCCAATTg TTACACAAAAGGGGTGGATATGTGGTCTTTAGGGTGTATTTTAGGAGAACTTATTACGGGTCGTCCAATTTTCCCAG GAACGTCAACCATGAATCAATTAGAACTCATATTAGAACTCACAGGGCAACCGTCTGAGAGTGATATTGTAGCTATGAAGTCGCCCTTTGCTGCAACCATGCTAGAAGCCCTTCCTTTACGTAAGAAAAG ATCCTTTGAAGATGTATTTCGTCAAGCGTCCAGTGAAACTATTGATTTACTAAAatcattattacaatttaatccCTTCCATCGGCTTCA AGCAGAAGAAGCTCTTAAACATCCATATGTGTCTCAGTTTCATAATGAAAAGGATGAGCCGATCTGTTCTCGTATAATATC AATTCCAATAGATGATAATCGTCGTTTCGATATCAATGAATACCGTCAAAAAGTTTATAGCGAA AAATCTTTCTCATACGTCCCATTCCCATTCGTGTACAGCACAAGAGTCAAAAgacaataa
- the LOC128882877 gene encoding uncharacterized protein LOC128882877, translated as MKMIRVMYLHALRGTTKGERTEKLKEACKDYHLITPDLKTRTTLLIFTLTFAAYLCCVSALVCLAWAFISTILAFFITTLLFLCVCITYILVGRGVTHSMVVQATAIAEKVFWEFRPNVIVASSFGAVIVFAMQVPKVSLVLLAPGQDAYCRYFKMKRIPTLRGYPYVIVVHGCNDDEILLEDSIRLIDNSSYLQCKLEVIDDTHSLNSLTANDYKELIEETFQKGRQHILEIMENKNESLPVPHTPYRYRSQEINPSFFLISAETGAKEESKIANNREQNEETPQDTTMTDTDASFNENLLGPYTKPL; from the exons atgaaaatgatacgaGTTATGTATCTTCACGC ACTGCGAGGAACTACTAAAGGAGAGAGAacagagaaattaaaagaagccTGTAAAGATTATCATCTTATAACTCCGGATTTAAAAACAAGAAcaacacttttaatttttacattaacgTTTGCTGCTTATTTATGTTGTGTTAGCGCTTTAGTTTG TTTAGCTTGGGCGTTTATATCTACTATTCTTGCTTTTTTCATTACTACTTTACTT TTTCTATGTGTTTGTATTACCTACATTTTGGTTGGAAGAGGCGTTACACATTCTATGGTGGTTCAAGCAACAGCGATTGcggaaaaagttttttgggaattTCGTCCTAATGTCATAG TAGCGTCGTCTTTCGGTGCAGTCATTGTTTTTGCTATGCAAGTGCCAAAGGTTTCTCTA gtGCTTTTAGCTCCTGGACAGGACGCTTACTGccgatattttaaaatgaaacgaataccTACTTTAAGAGGTTATCCTTATGTAATAGTGGTTCATG GATGTAATGATGATGAAATCTTATTAGAAGATTCTATAAGACTTATTGACAATAGTTCTTATCTACAATGTAAATTAGAAGTCATTGATGACACGCAtagtttaaattcattaactGCAAATGATTACAA AGAATTGATTGAGGAGACATTTCAGAAAGGAAGACAacatattttagaaataatggaaaataaaaatgaatctttaCCAGTCCCACATACGCCTTATCGTTATCGTTCACAGGAAATCAATCcatctttctttcttatttcagCAGAAACGGGCGCTAAAGAAGAATCAAAGATAGCGAATAACCGCGAACAAAATGAAGAGACACCACAAGACACGACTATGACCGATACAGATGcttcttttaatgaaaatttacttgGCCCATATACAAagcctttataa
- the LOC128883038 gene encoding uncharacterized protein LOC128883038, with translation MKNANETIQKIMDHQASKVPPNHLMRKTNEYEKSHSLIKTTTCHEWGIQAEVTQFVWPFNSFTICILFFASCIPTLVILLIPILLFFFLFLFCLLPLLCYLVLPYIGHWVTEMLTDSFSHKTYEKSSKDSMTQASLVEPHVSLKYHPKSFFSFLDIPLQHMFDGEFWKILLFQYMMVFKEPFTIMFLLTTIPLVSALFIPLFFITATLFLFSFPLLFLLPFFLVCALPLAVTSTFTLLPLLLYTTPKSYYIMLYHNFKISVNKAFTSVKRQFPTSLSY, from the exons ATGAAGAATGCTAACGAAactattcaaaaaataatggaTCATCAAGCTTCCAAAGTACCACCAAATCATTTGATGCGAAAAACAAATGAGTATGAAAAATCACACTCTCTCATCAAAACAACAACATGCCATGAGTGGGGAATTCAAGCGGAAGTGACCCAATTTGTGTGGccatttaattcttttaccatctgcatattatttttcgCAAGCTGTATTCCCACTCTTGTTATTTTACTGATTCccattttactttttttcttcctttttcttttttgtcttTTACCA ctTCTCTGCTACCTTGTATTACCTTATATTGGTCATTGGGTAACTGAGATGCTTACGGATTCCTTTTCGCACAAAACATACGAAAAGTCCTCAAAAGACTCTATGACTCAAGCGTCCCTTGTAGAACCCCATGTTTCTCTTAAATACC ACCCCaaatcttttttctcttttcttgaTATCCCTTTGCAGCATATGTTTGATGgagaattttggaaaattttattgtttcagtATATGATGGTTTTTAAAGAACCTTTTACTATAATGTTTTTGCTAACGACAATCCCATTAGTTTCGGCGTTATTTATTcccttatttttcattacagctacgctatttttattttcttttcctcttttatttttactaccTTTCTTTTTAGTATGTGCATTACCTCTAGCG GTAACATCCACTTTCACACTTTTACCTTTATTACTTTATACGACACCG AAatcttattatattatgttataccataattttaaaataagtgTTAATAAAGCTTTCACATCTGTAAAGCGTCAATTCCCAACTAGTTTgtcttattaa
- the LOC128883061 gene encoding extracellular signal-regulated kinase 2-like isoform X1, with product MSHAVDRHVLRKYVISKVLGKGAYGIVWKAWDRATGNTVALKKIFDAFNNSIDAQRTFREIMFLQELNGHENIVSLLNVLKADNDRDIYLVFDYMDTDLHALIRVNILEEIHKQYIIYQLLKAIKYIHSGELLHRDMKPSNILLNEECLLKVADFGLARSVANGLGNASGNPVLTDYVATRWYRAPEILLGSNCYTKGVDMWSLGCILGELITGRPIFPGTSTMNQLELILELTGQPSESDIVAMKSPFAATMLEALPLRKKRSFEDVFRQASSETIDLLKSLLQFNPFHRLQAEEALKHPYVSQFHNEKDEPICSRIISIPIDDNRRFDINEYRQKVYSEVIKTKKLQKHLQKSSSTLPQRNLSHTSHSHSCTAQESKDNKIQKKDRMVHTTTTTTASCHPATGGYSKHASDKSSLTNASSRQPPIYSSSSSDYLYYSCNTGGCKNHGEAQNRGASSIPTGATDASCPQRYISMSRERKNTSSELLKQRQSKNYSSSSLLHKNTPGEGTHGTLSHYYGDSSQLKPTCATTPAHLSNYVSVSNQGVHDRSSVKKCYSRERNSKQSSVFRTVSSDAPSQVKYSQKTFTSQSTFPTYPL from the exons atgtcACATGCGGTTGATCGTCATGTTTTGCgaaaatatgttatttcaaaagttCTAGGAAAAGGA GCATATGGAATAGTATGGAAAGCATGGGATCGAGCCACGGGAAATACtgttgcattaaaaaaaatttttgatgcgtttaataattcaatagaTGCTCAAAGAACTTTTCGAGAAATCATGTTTCTTCAAGAACTGAACGgtcatgaaaatattgtatccCTTCTGAATGTTTTAAAAGCCGATAATGATCGTGACATTTATCTTGTTTTTGATTATATGg ATACGGATCTGCACGCCTTAATTCGCGTCAACATTCttgaagaaattcataaacagtatattatttatcaacttttaaaagcaattaaatacattcattCAG GAGAATTATTACACCGTGATATGAAACCATCCAATATTCTTCTTAATGAAGAATGCCTCTTAAAGGTTGCTGATTTTGG tCTAGCTCGAAGTGTCGCCAATGGTTTGGGAAATGCAAGCGGGAATCCTGTTTTAACCGATTATGTCGCTACTCGATGGTATCGTGCTCCAGAGATACTTTTAGGATCCAATTg TTACACAAAAGGGGTGGATATGTGGTCTTTAGGGTGTATTTTAGGAGAACTTATTACGGGTCGTCCAATTTTCCCAG GAACGTCAACCATGAATCAATTAGAACTCATATTAGAACTCACAGGGCAACCGTCTGAGAGTGATATTGTAGCTATGAAGTCGCCCTTTGCTGCAACCATGCTAGAAGCCCTTCCTTTACGTAAGAAAAG ATCCTTTGAAGATGTATTTCGTCAAGCGTCCAGTGAAACTATTGATTTACTAAAatcattattacaatttaatccCTTCCATCGGCTTCA AGCAGAAGAAGCTCTTAAACATCCATATGTGTCTCAGTTTCATAATGAAAAGGATGAGCCGATCTGTTCTCGTATAATATC AATTCCAATAGATGATAATCGTCGTTTCGATATCAATGAATACCGTCAAAAAGTTTATAGCGAAGTAATTAAaaccaaaaaattacaaaaacatttacaaaaatCTTCCTCCACGCTACCACAAAGAAATCTTTCTCATACGTCCCATTCCCATTCGTGTACAGCACAAGAGTCAAAAgacaataaaatacagaaaaaagaTCGTATGGTTCATACAACCACAACAACAACCGCATCATGTCATCCCGCAACGGGTGGTTACTCTAAGCATGCTTCTGATAAGTCTTCTTTAACAAATGCATCTTCTAGACAACCACCTATCTATTCTTCGTCGTCTTCAGACTATTTGTATTATTCGTGTAATACAGGAGGTTGTAAAAACCATGGAGAGGCGCAAAATCGAGGTGCATCTAGTATACCAACTGGTGCCACAGATGCTTCCTGTCCTCAACGCTACATATCCATGTCAcgtgaaagaaaaaacactTCGAGTGAATTATTAAAGCAGCGTCAGTCTAAAAATTATAGTAGCTCGTCTTTGCTTCATAAAAACACTCCGGGGGAAGGAACACACGGGACATTGTCGCATTATTATGGTGATTCAAGTCAGTTGAAACCGACTTGTGCCACAACTCCCGCCCATCTCTCGAATTACGTAAGCGTGTCGAACCAAGGTGTTCATGATCGTTCCTCTGTGAAGAAATGTTATTCTCGTGAGCGTAATTCAAAACAATCCTCTGTGTTTCGCACGGTCTCTTCTGATGCTCCCTCTCAAGTCAAATATTCTCAAAAAACATTCACATCTCAATCGACGTTTCCTACGTAtcctttgtaa
- the LOC128883111 gene encoding uncharacterized protein LOC128883111, whose amino-acid sequence MTCTTSLKLAKTLKQFHNTDYTTQCVETNVFQSCLWNEESNNKEHMPPKNIKLVHSVVHEELNLVIFLLKPFTLLVLSGYRTCLDNVKEESHLEEDPESSPHEVFNKETNMLGEWYPKEEREHQLMESVGEFHTIAIAQQGMYVFVGTKYGCLVVFSLTLSDTWKASFIYQEKNTSKEFFGTTSQVFLKPFVWSNISKLIDVPEDVNETSSFDILSLHAVNVSQEYEHYVLVALVGPDYLAVVNFDKTNGVTPIDVLNLPSKATISSVSSGGFVSNQWTLNILVYGWDAILFLKATAAYVVLLSYINVSSVSSFLPLHQSCLSQAHLQKVQVSFSSLLNPHSEVYICSCYTLPNQQIIIVLLTFNYLTQHLTIHSTMLQGSFLNATFLIHSLSHHVTCHSPCHMSLDASCLCVITSQNTHLFNLPYLSLVQTLPNPLNICLDQMHQKTEGTHLETQAIHPEGQSPEQNKSSAPFALSVTLTSAIPSQQSMKRIFCEIKKRTMSSYKLSTPLAIFVMQCPNTFHLKGIWFCHKQVYDSALSSNSPYPTSYSLVDPSKNIQDSLFILKQQIEISIERARSHPSTRFSEPLKFCDQIKNFIQVQKNSTKGVSRNFLLYIANIGKSAAFITFHQTKIFLMSLLEILLDEEEACRTFEDHDTKSSSILERVLVKLTTFAVLHGSDHANYAFVEKSPSQSDKIEPSEDLDMWFDESVSLQEIHWVSWTRFLHMDVSKVAFQYASGGDLPKLFFLLNRHLNDIDRNKVARSEKVGI is encoded by the exons atgacttgTACAACCTCATTAAAATTAGCCAAAAcgttaaaacaatttcataacACAGATTACACTACCCAATGTGTTGAAACGAATGTTTTTCAAAGTTGTTTGTGGAATGAAGAATCAAATAACAAAGAACATATGCctcctaaaaatataaaacttgtTCAT AGTGTTGTTCATGAAGAATTGAatcttgttatttttttattgaaaccgTTTACATTACTCGTGTTGTCTGGATATCGCACTTGCCTTGATAACGTCAAGGAAGAATCACATTTAGAAGAGGACCCAGAAAGTTCACCCCATGAAGTTTTCAATAAAGAAACTAATATGTTAGGGGAATGGTATCCTAAAGAGGAGCGTGAACATCAATTGATGGAATCTGTTGGAGAATTTCATACAATCGCAATTGCTCAGCAAGGAATGTATGTATTTGTTGGGACAAAATATG GGTGTCTGgtagttttttctttaaccTTAAGTGATACGTGGAAGgcttcttttatttatcaagAGAAGAATACGTCGAAGGAATTTTTTGGTACCACATCTCAGGTGTTTTTAAAACCGTTTGTGTGGAGTAATATTTCCAAA TTAATTGATGTACCTGAAGACGTGAATGAAACGTCGTCTTTCGATATTCTATCGCTGCATGCCGTCAATGTGTCTCAAGAATATGAGCATTACGTCTTGGTCGCCCTTGTAGGTCCCGATTACCTAGCTGTTgtgaattttgataaaacgaATGGTGTGACGCCTATCGATGTTCTCAATTTACCATCTAAAGCTACAATTTCTAGCGTTTCTTCAG gaggttttgtttcaaatcaatGGACTTTAAACATTCTTGTGTACGGTTGGGATGcaatcttatttttaaaa GCAACAGCTGCTTATGTTGTTCTTTTGTCTTACATAAATGTTTCAAGTGTATCTAGTTTTTTACCACTCCACCAGAGTTGTTTGTCTCAAGCACACCTACAAAAAGTGCaggtttctttttcatctttaTTGAATCCTCATTCCGAAGTTTATATTTGTTCCTGTTATACACTACCTAACCaacaaattataatagtaCTTTTAACGTTTAACTATTTAACGCAACATCTGACTATCCATTCAACAATGTTACAAGGGAGTTTTTTAA ATGCAACGTTTCTTATCCATTCGTTATCACACCACGTCACATGCCACTCTCCTTGTCATATGTCTCTGGATGCCTCTTGTTTGTGTGTGATCACATCACAAAACACCCATCTTTTCAATTTACCTTATCTTTCGCTTGTGCAAACATTACCTAATCCTCTCAATATATGTTTAGACCAAATGCATCAAAAGACAGAAGGAACTCATTTAGAGACACAAGCGATACATCCAGAGGGACAGTCGCCTGAGCAAAACAAATCATCCGCGCCTTTTGCGTTATCCGTGACGCTCACAAGTGCGATTCCTTCTCAACAAAGCATGAAAAGAATCttctgtgaaataaaaaaacggaCTATGTCTTCCTATAAACTCAGCACACCTTTAGCTATTTTTGTGATGCAATGCCCTAatacgtttcatttaaaaggtATCTGGTTCTGTCATAAACAAGTGTACGATTCGGCTTTATCTTCAAACTCGCCTTATCCGACCTCGTATTCTTTGGTGGATccttcaaaaaatattcaagatagccttttcattttaaagcaaCAA attGAAATTTCCATTGAAAGGGCTCGTAGCCATCCTTCGACTCGATTTTCGGAACCGTTGAAATTTTgtgatcaaataaaaaattttatccaAGTGCAAAAAAACTCAACCAAAGGCGTTTCCCGCAATTTCTTACTGTATATAGCGAACATTGGAAAGTCCGCGGCTTTTAT aaCCTttcatcaaacaaaaatttttttgatgAGTCTTTTAGAGATTTTGCTGGATGAAGAAGAGGCGTGTAGAACATTTGAGGATCATGATACTAAATCTTCTTCTATTTTAGAAAGGGTTTTAGTCAAATTAACCACATTCGCTGTACTTCATGGTAGTGATCATGCAAACT ACGCGTTTGTTGAGAAAAGTCCCTCTCAATCCGATAAAATAGAGCCTTCAGAAGATCTCGACATGTGGTTTGACG AATCTGTGAGTTTACAAGAGATCCATTGGGTTAGTTGGACTCGATTTCTTCATATGGACGTATCCAAAGTTGCCTTTCAATATGCTAGCGGAGGGGACTTGccgaaacttttctttttactgaATCGACATTTGAACGACATTGATAGAAATAAGGTGGCACGGTCAGAAAAAGTAGGAATTTAA
- the LOC128883037 gene encoding uncharacterized protein LOC128883037 isoform X1 — translation MTFFKTRIVFFLIFLCALSVLRYIKLDRLSDVCKAMTKKPLCKTFNMYRYFIATYQLKRSSGLIIIKSRVKPEKQWGPTHENINVFMLKNTINTFLFPYIIWKRKLLLSFLKRTHQKMPCHKRMLQGETTVEKKKSGNINGDWSIVTSSEVKKKEAELGTANIKSQKNDGQNTDKDTQAISQNEGVKENGDDVEETVENGAEEKNDDKSIYDSIEEFNTILQDLPPLKFPDPPSIPKDPLFTKPYSFGKDSYYALQKVRDYPFSCLCNPFEIRSTPEKSDALSKLSARKIHCSNHLGYCQYDLYNSLSRSL, via the exons atgactttttttaaaacacgcattgttttttttttaatctttctaTGTG CTCTTTCTGTTTTACGATACATTAAGTTGGATAGATTAAGTGATGTGTGCAAGGCAATGACGAAGAAACCATTGTGTAAAACGTTTAACATGTACAGATATTTTATAGCAACATATCAACTAAAG AGAAGTTCAGGATTGATTATCATTAAGAGTCGAGTTAAACCAGAAAAACAATGGGGACCAACTCATGAAAACATCAACGTTTTTATGTTGAAAAACACAATTAACACTTTTCTTTTCCCTTACATTATATGGAAACGAAAACTGCtgttatcttttttaaaacgaacgCATCAAAAAATGCCGTGTCACAAGCGTATGTTACAAGGAGAAACAacagtggaaaaaaaaaaaagcggaaACATCAATGGGGATTGGTCAATAGTCACAA GTTCTGAAGTCAAAAAGAAGGAAGCTGAACTAGGAACTGCTAATATTAAAAGCCAAAAAAACGATGGCCAAAATACAGACAAGGATACACAAGCTATTAGTCAAAATGAAGGCGTGAAGGAAAACGGTGATGATGTGGAAGAAACTGTGGAAAACGGtgctgaagaaaaaaatgatgacaAAAGCATTTATGATTCTATAGAAGAATTCAACACAATTCTTCAAGATTTACCTCCTTTAAAATTTCCCGATCCACCTTCCATCCCTAAAGACCCACTTTTTA CTAAACCTTATAGTTTTGGTAAAGATTCCTATTACGCATTACAAAAAGTGCGTGATTACCCATTTTCATGCCTTTGTAATCCTTTTGAAATAAGGTCTACACCAGAGAAGTCAGACGCTCTTTCAAAATTGAGTGCtcgaaaaattcattgttcGAATCATCTTGGTTATTGTCAGTACGATTTATACAACAGCTTATCCCgttcactttaa
- the LOC128882878 gene encoding uncharacterized protein LOC128882878 isoform X2, with translation MSDVLLEKKKQKPTYVDVLSKRALEYVQKQLHDKEYYDAYSMICTFVHRCIHKSQYIQALDLCHDFGLEFINHQRFDLACELGDLIITMLMEASLSVTQQRIQYILDIFEPFPDHCEISRHRFIEHALKWAIQNAGSDSPFVTQLHYAAGISYLKEKNFALAQGHLIFCGDGELLGTVVAQWLKEGYYSERPLFVLRLILLLLAKGDIKTAEETFYSKALKLDLEQPDIPPAIQFAYLLLEA, from the exons atgagcgacgtattacttgaaaaaaaaaaacagaagcCTACTTATGTAGATGTTTTATCGAAAAGAGCTTTAGAGTATGTTCAGAAACAGCTACATGACAAGGAATATTATGACGCTTATTCTATGATATGTACTTTTGTTCATCGGTGCATTCATAAATCTCAATATATTCAAGCATTAGATTTATGTCATGATTTCGGGTTGGAGTTTATCAATCACCAACGTTTTGATTTAGCATGCGAATTAGGGGATTTAATTATCACCATGCTTATGGAGGCGTCTCTTTCAGTAACACAACAACGCATTCAGtatattcttgatatttttgaaCCATTTCCTGATCACTGTGAAATATCCCGTCACCGCTTTATAGAACATGCATTAAAATGGGCGATACAAAACGCAGGATCTGACTCACCTTTTGTAACGCAGTTACATTATGCTGCTGGGATTAGTTACCTGaaggaaaaaaattttgcATTAGCCCAAggtcatttaattttttgtggTGATGGAGAATTATTAGGAACTGTCGTAGCACAATGGCTTAAAGAAGGATATTATTCGGAACGACCGTTATTTGTTTTACGTctgattcttttattattagcaaaaggagatattaaaacaGCTGAAGAAACGTTTTATTCTAAAG CCTTAAAACTTGATTTGGAGCAACCCGATATACCTCCTGCTATacaatttgcatatttattacttgaagCTT ag
- the LOC128883037 gene encoding ER membrane protein complex subunit 3-like isoform X2, with protein sequence MVAFQLDISTLWGATLPIFFLILLVSFVRQYANIILGDNANATISLEDSTIKSILYRCKALRVNGNLLPSAHFNLRKAYFNKPPTGVLFNVQKKPNLLQNLLTNNSDPTAMVSNLKHQACLLFLNGGVGYMISFFFSGYLVAKTPFFLPDKLKLMLQRDVPLINSDASFMSSLSWYFFVLMTSTQFVSFLSYLWGDDHLFEKCKVADTKGSVGAGLYPGMSMGTATPSLGADADYNKLFASERKALELFTYKDMYETIMESALKKIQNVVPCSSGV encoded by the exons atggtagCGTTTCAATTAGATATCAGTACATTATGGGGAGCAACTCttcctatattttttttaattttattggtaAGTTTTGTTCGACAATATGCCAATATTATACTAGGAGATAATGCGAATGCAACAATCAGTCTAGAAGATTCCACtatcaa AAGTATATTGTATAGGTGTAAAGCGTTACGCGTTAACGGTAATCTATTACCATCAGCGCATTTTAATTTACGTAAAGCGTACTTTAACAAGCCCCCAACAGGAGTGTTATTTAATGTGCAAAAAAAACCTAATCTTTTGCAAAACTTACTAACAAATAATA GTGATCCAACTGCTATGGTATCGAATCTAAAACATCAAGCGtgtcttttatttcttaatggAGGGGTAGGCTATATGATCAGTTTTTTCTTCTCAGGTTATCTTGTAG CTAAAAcgccattttttttacctGATAAATTGAAACTGATGCTGCAAAGAGACGTACCTTTAATTAATAGTGATGCATCCTTCATGTCGTCTTTATCATG gtatttttttgttcttatgACGTCGACACAATTCGTTAgttttttatcttatttatgGGGAGACG accatttatttgaaaaatgtaaagttGCTGATACCAAAGGGAGCGTCGGTGCTGGTTTGTATCCAGGAATGTCGATGGGCACGG cAACACCTTCACTAGGAGCCGATGcagattataataaattatttgcttcAGAGCGAAAGGCTTTAGAACTTTTT ACGTATAAAGACATGTACGAGACCATTATGGAGTCtgctttgaaaaaaattcaaaacgtcGTACCCTGCAGCAGTGGAGTATAA
- the LOC128882878 gene encoding uncharacterized protein LOC128882878 isoform X1 produces the protein MSDVLLEKKKQKPTYVDVLSKRALEYVQKQLHDKEYYDAYSMICTFVHRCIHKSQYIQALDLCHDFGLEFINHQRFDLACELGDLIITMLMEASLSVTQQRIQYILDIFEPFPDHCEISRHRFIEHALKWAIQNAGSDSPFVTQLHYAAGISYLKEKNFALAQGHLIFCGDGELLGTVVAQWLKEGYYSERPLFVLRLILLLLAKGDIKTAEETFYSKALKLDLEQPDIPPAIQFAYLLLEACKEKNSQLFDVLTSKYSLVIRRDKLFEDLIIIINKNVMDREPLKKNNNFLNLFSSLFGNMNPTLQTS, from the exons atgagcgacgtattacttgaaaaaaaaaaacagaagcCTACTTATGTAGATGTTTTATCGAAAAGAGCTTTAGAGTATGTTCAGAAACAGCTACATGACAAGGAATATTATGACGCTTATTCTATGATATGTACTTTTGTTCATCGGTGCATTCATAAATCTCAATATATTCAAGCATTAGATTTATGTCATGATTTCGGGTTGGAGTTTATCAATCACCAACGTTTTGATTTAGCATGCGAATTAGGGGATTTAATTATCACCATGCTTATGGAGGCGTCTCTTTCAGTAACACAACAACGCATTCAGtatattcttgatatttttgaaCCATTTCCTGATCACTGTGAAATATCCCGTCACCGCTTTATAGAACATGCATTAAAATGGGCGATACAAAACGCAGGATCTGACTCACCTTTTGTAACGCAGTTACATTATGCTGCTGGGATTAGTTACCTGaaggaaaaaaattttgcATTAGCCCAAggtcatttaattttttgtggTGATGGAGAATTATTAGGAACTGTCGTAGCACAATGGCTTAAAGAAGGATATTATTCGGAACGACCGTTATTTGTTTTACGTctgattcttttattattagcaaaaggagatattaaaacaGCTGAAGAAACGTTTTATTCTAAAG CCTTAAAACTTGATTTGGAGCAACCCGATATACCTCCTGCTATacaatttgcatatttattacttgaagCTTGTAAGGAGAaaaattcacaattatttgatgtgttAACAAGTAAATATTCACTTGTTATTCGAagagataaattatttgaagatttaattatcattattaataaaaatgttatggACCGTGAACCACTaa aaaaaaataataattttttaaatttattttcctcattgtttggaaacatgaaTCCGACCCTGCAAAcatcttaa